Part of the Archocentrus centrarchus isolate MPI-CPG fArcCen1 chromosome 4, fArcCen1, whole genome shotgun sequence genome is shown below.
GAGTCGGTtgatcaaaggaacgttgatcagctggcgtattaccgtaactccgcaaccgtttgtcctatcgaaaaaatgcaaacggttcctgaaagcccagaaattgcgcatcacagccatataggggcattacggtatttgttgccggaagtccgcgaacggcggcacttttgaagtatgtcgtGTCACAGTGGACACATTCGGTGTCAAAGGGTGTATGCAGTTCAGACTTGTATTGAAAGTTATACCTAAACTAGGTTCAAACCAGTAAGACTGCCACTCTGACTTTCACAGATTACATGATTTAGACATAAAGCCAGTGCATTTAGATGCTCTCAGATCAGTGGAAAGGAGTGAATGTTTGAAAGTGGCTTATTTCACTGTAAGCAAAACTGGCAAAGACTGTAATGTACTCTCCGCACTGAGTCAGACCTGCTGGGATGAATCAGACCGAAGGTTGAGCCAGATGCATTGGGGAGTGATGGGAGGGGGAACTACTAGTCCCATCTTGCTAAAACCACCATCAGATTGTGCCCATCTGCTTCCCTGCGTAACGTTTTCGATTTGAGCAGGTTTGATTGTCAGAACATGTCTATGTTGCAATACATCTAGGTGAACAAGAAGACTTGCGAAAATAATGCAATGCAAACACGTGGTATTGCTGTGCCTGCAGGTGCACTAGGCTACTGTCCTTGGCTACTGTCCAAAACCATATAAAGTCCTACCAGGGTCATCCAGCCACGAGAGATCATCTGAGCTGACCTCGGCCAGGCTCGGGGTCGGGCTAAGGTCTTCTGAGTCAGAGTCTTCAACTTTAACCTCTCTGTTATGACTGTGGGAGAATGGGAGTGGTGAGGCCCctaaatgaaatggaaaaagaaaaaacccacagTTTATCATGCTGTGCATCTGCAtttgacagaaacagaaaagaagacaCCTACTTGATGTGTGTGCTGAAGGCAGAGGTGGTGTTGGTTCACATCCTCGGAGAACAAGACTCCTGACCTCATCCTTCAGTTCTGACACAGTTGATCTGGTATAAGTGATTTATAGCAACATATGTAacacaagacaagaaaaaaacctggacacacacagactggtcACACATATACCTGATCTGGCGGACTTCTTGCTGTGTGTGAGAATACTGTAAGACCGTCTTTGTCAGTTCAGTGTTGTGAATTCTGTAGCTGTCTGTCAGCTCCTCTACAGTCTGAATAAAATCACATAGAGAAAGGTTAAGGatctgaaagaataaaaaccacAAACCCACAAGCAAACACAGCCTGTgagttgcagtgtgtgtgtgtgtgtgtgtgtgtgtataccttgCAGCTGCGTTCGTATAGTCTCCTGGTCTCCCTGGCCTGTGCCTGCTGGAGGAACATGTCCTCCTCCTGCCTCCctgtcaaaaggaaaagaaagagcaGCTGTTGCAAGCAAGACGGTGCTTGCTTTTCCTTTATTGACTAATAATGGAAAAGGACATGTGCAGTCCCACTGAATCAATGccagggtgtgtgtttgtgtgtgtgactgactcAGGCGTATTTTCAGTTGGTCCAACTCTCTCCGCAGGTGTTCCAGCTCCTCTCGGCGGAGCTTTGAGCTGAAactgaggagaaagagaaagagaaagtaaaTAACACTCACACAACTCTTCAAAAGTCAACTCTTTTTGAATTCTGTGTGAGGTGTAAACACTTTAATGTCAATTTAGAGCTGgacccatcatcatcatcagatcaCTCTgatgatgacccccccctcccattCCCCCAGCTCCACCCCGAATGCACCTCTCCTCCAGGTTGCCTAGCGACGTGGCTCGGGTGATGTGTCCCCGCAGACTGTTCAGCTCACGTCCAACTTCCCTTTTCCACTGCTCCATCCTTCTGTCTGCTCCTGGGCTCTGTCCTCTCCTCGATTCCTCCCTTTGTCTATCCCTCTCTCTCAACTCCTCACGCAGCCTATGAACCTCCTCTGGAAAAGGAGACAGATTTCTATGAGCAGCTAATATTATCTGCTCTACAGCTCCTTACAGCCTTGTGGACAAACCAGAATAATTTATTAATATCTTTAATTATGAATGAATCCTTTCTGGCTACACTTTGCATTTTTTCCAGACTGTTGAGAGAAAGGATGGATAGTGAGTAGAGAGGATACAGGAGGGCCAGCTCTGGCTATATATATGAACTTAGGACAATGGTgaggcagttttttttatatactatAGACACTTAAGTAAAAGTTAGATTTATTGCTTTCCAAGTAATATAAAAATGAGGCACAATTCAGTCCACAGTAGACCAAGAAAGAAAGTATAACAAATAAAGTTTGCTTGGACTCATCTCTTTCAAGAGGTGCTTTAAGTACTGATGGGTCACAAAATTGAGACCATATTTTCCTGTAAATCCACTTGCTTCCTGCAGCTGCAAGTTAAGCTAAGTGAACCTGTGAACAGCGGAAGTGGATTCAACTGTATTTCATGTAaactaaaagagagagagagagagagagagagagagagagagagaggggtgggggggtgggggggggggggggggggatagatagataaaaacacacacacacacagtggggaaaataagtatttaataGACTGCCGACTACTGATTTTGCAAGTTTCCCCGCCTACAAAgtatggagaggtctgtaatttttatcgtTGGTACAcgtcaactgtgagagacagaactgtaaaaaaaaatccagaaaatcacattgtatgatttttacgtaatcaatttgcattttattgcatgaaataagtatttgatcacctaccaaccagcaagaattctggctctcactgacctgttatttttttctttaagaagtcCTACTATTCTGTACTAACTGCCTGTATTAACTGCACTTGTTTGAACTCGTTACctgtataaaagacacctgtccacacaATCAATAacactccaacctctccaccatgcccaacaccaaagagctgtctaagGACACCAGGGATAAAATTGTAGACTtgcacaaggctgggatggACAACAGGACAGTAGGCAAGCAActtggtgagaaggcaacaactgttggcgagattattagaaaatggaagaaacacaagatgactgCCAATCTTCCTCAGTCTggggctccatgcaagatctctCCTCGTGGGGTAAGGATGATTCTGAGAAAGGTCAAgaatcagcccagaactacatGGGCGGACCTGGTTaatgacctgaagagagctgggaccacagtctcaaagatgaccGTTAGTAACACACTATGCCGTCATGGATTAAAGTCCTGCAGGGCAcgcaaggtccccctgctcatgCCAGCAAATGTCCAGGCCCGTTTGAAGTTTGCCAATGACCATCTGGATGATACAGAATAGGCATgagagaaggtcatgtggtcagatAAGACCAAAAGCTTTTTGGTATCTACTCCACTCgttgtgtttggaggaagaagaaggatgagtacAACCCCAAAGAACACCGTCCCAACcatgaagcatgggggtggacaTACTTTGgtggtgcttttctgcaaaggggacaggacAACTGCACCGTATTGATAGGAGTCATGTATCGTGAGATACAACAACAACCTCCTTCTTACtgaggtaaatggactagttcttatatagcgcttttctactctgagcactcaaagcgcttatacaacacgtttacatttaccccattcacacccattcatacaagcacttccgtgattaactaagctaagtgcttttattatctaacattcacacacattcacactccaacgcttgcgtcggagagcaacttggggttgagtatcttgcccaaggatacattgccatgcagccaggaatcgaactgctgACGTTCCCATCAGTAgttgacccgctctacctcctgagctacagccaccccaaagcttacagcacctggtattcccaggcggtcTCCCATACAAGTACTAACTAGGCCCAACCCTGAGTAGCTTCTGAGATCAGACGAGATCAGGTAGGTTCAGGGTGGTATGGCTGTAAGCCATAAGAGCATTGAAGATGGGTTGAGACTGGGTCTTCCAGTATGACAATGACCGAAAACATACAGCCAGGGAAACTAAGGAGTGGCTCcgtaagaagcatttcaaggtcctcgagtggcctagccagtctccaaacCTGAACTCAACagaaaatctttggagggagctgaaactcaatgTTGCCCAGCGACAACCCCgaaacctgaaagatctggagaagatctgtttggaagagtgggccaaaatccacATGCATGCAGTTTTACCAACTTGGCTCTGGGTGCCTCATCTGTGGCCTGACACCTTAGTTTAGATGTGACCACACTAAACACTGTTAAATCTGATAGCAGTTCATTTCTTTTAGTTGGCAAAATGGAGTCATGTGTTTATGAGAGGGTAATGTGATGCAGTATAAAGTGAGTTCACAGCGCAACAAATGGTTACCTTGAAGCATCTGGATGTGACATTGCTGAGAGTGCTTCTCTCTTTCCAAGTCATGGAGCTTCTGGGTGAGGGAATCAATCGCCTTTGAAAGATTTTGGGAAGAGAAATTGTATCACTGCTGAAATCAAACAacatattaaacatcataaataTACTGCTAATTGGTTCTCATtgttaaacaaacacacacc
Proteins encoded:
- the LOC115779438 gene encoding dynactin subunit 1; amino-acid sequence: MNWDNQLSSILSVADGSVAKMRERLTPTVKFFETGEDLFPVRERACDSDSDPPALPPRAPLLRQTSPALSPGVQWADIASVQSQLQMQSQAIDSLTQKLHDLEREKHSQQCHIQMLQEEVHRLREELRERDRQREESRRGQSPGADRRMEQWKREVGRELNSLRGHITRATSLGNLEESFSSKLRREELEHLRRELDQLKIRLRRQEEDMFLQQAQARETRRLYERSCKTVEELTDSYRIHNTELTKTVLQYSHTQQEVRQIRSTVSELKDEVRSLVLRGCEPTPPLPSAHTSRASPLPFSHSHNREVKVEDSDSEDLSPTPSLAEVSSDDLSWLDDPALHQKPRARLSIQSRRSDFAGPGSDVEGDDNDENDGDDDLEDDVNPDLGSDLSLDEL